Proteins co-encoded in one Juglans regia cultivar Chandler chromosome 16, Walnut 2.0, whole genome shotgun sequence genomic window:
- the LOC109012464 gene encoding probable beta-D-xylosidase 7 codes for MGSLQSLISFITPLFLLLLLVHRGESTQPPFSCDSSNPSTKSYTFCKTSLPITERVRDLVSRLTLDEKISQLVNSAPPIPRLGIPGYEWWSEALHGVANAGLGITFNGTIPAATSFPQVILTAASFDAHLWYRIGQAIGTEARAVYNAGQAKGMTFWAPNINIFRDPRWGRGQETPGEDPLVTGKYAVAYVRGVQGDSYEGGKLEDGHHLQASACCKHFTAYDLDDWKGVNRFVFDARVTQQDLADTYQPPFESCIQEGRASGIMCAYNRVNGVPSCADYNLLSKTARGKWGFQGYITSDCDAVSIIYENQGYAKTPEDAVVDVLKAGMDVDCGSYLQNHTKKAVEQKKLRVSEIDRALHNIFSVRMRLGLFDGNPVQQPFGNIGPDKVCSIEHQDLALEAARNGIVLLKNSDRLLPLSQTTTLSLAVIGPNADSSKTLLGNYAGIPCKSVTPLEGLQRYVKNVIHHPGCNAVNCSSAAIEEAVKIAKGVNYVVLIMGLDQTQERESHDRLHLVLPGKQQELITSVARAAKKPVVLVLLSGGPVDISSAKRDKKIGSILWAGYPGESGGTALAEIIFGDHNPGGRLPVTWYPEEFVKIPMTDMRMRSEPSSGYPGRTYRFYKGEKVFEFGYGLSYSNYAYNFSSDRQRKFHFQLNQPSKATQTPEAKLVSELGEELCERKKFLVTIGIKNNGKMAGKHPVLLFTRKKKPSNGSPVKQLVGFQSVKLNAGESAEVGFVLSPCEHLSRANEVGLMVIEPGLHFLVVGDEEYPVSISV; via the exons ATGGGGTCTCTTCAAAGCCTGATCTCCTTCATAAcccctctcttccttcttctacTGCTCGTTCATCGTGGCGAATCAACTCAGCCTCCGTTTTCCTGTGATTCGTCCAACCCATCAACGAAGTCCTATACTTTCTGCAAAACCTCACTACCCATCACAGAAAGAGTCCGGGACCTTGTCTCCCGCCTCACATTGGATGAGAAAATCTCTCAGCTCGTTAACTCGGCGCCTCCGATCCCCCGGCTCGGCATCCCCGGCTACGAGTGGTGGTCCGAGGCTTTACACGGGGTCGCCAACGCCGGACTCGGCATCACTTTCAATGGCACAATCCCGGCTGCCACAAGCTTCCCTCAAGTCATTCTTACTGCCGCTTCCTTCGATGCCCATCTCTGGTATCGCATCGGCCAG GCGATTGGGACAGAAGCCAGAGCAGTGTACAATGCTGGGCAAGCAAAGGGCATGACGTTTTGGGCtccaaacataaatatattcaGGGACCCAAGATGGGGGAGAGGGCAAGAAACACCTGGAGAGGATCCGTTAGTCACAGGAAAATATGCAGTGGCATATGTGAGAGGCGTTCAGGGAGATTCCTACGAGGGTGGGAAGCTCGAGGACGGGCATCATCTTCAAGCTTCGGCTTGCTGCAAGCATTTTACAGCTTACGATTTGGACGACTGGAAGGGCGTGAACCGATTTGTTTTCGATGCTCGT GTCACGCAACAAGACTTAGCAGACACATATCAACCTCCATTTGAGAGTTGCATACAAGAAGGTCGAGCCAGTGGGATAATGTGTGCTTACAACCGTGTCAATGGGGTCCCAAGCTGTGCAGATTATAATCTTTTATCCAAAACTGCTAGAGGAAAATGGGGTTTCCAGGg ATATATCACCTCAGATTGTGATGCGGTCTCTATCATCTATGAAAATCAAGGATATGCTAAAACACCAGAAGATGCAGTTGTAGATGTCCTCAAAGCTG GTATGGATGTGGATTGTGGATCCTACTTGCAGAATCACACTAAGAAAGCTGTAGAGCAGAAAAAATTACGTGTATCTGAAATAGACAGAGCGCTTCACAACATTTTCTCTGTCAGAATGAGGCTAGGATTGTTTGATGGCAATCCAGTTCAGCAGCCTTTTGGCAACATCGGTCCAGACAAAGTTTGTAGCATAGAGCACCAGGATCTAGCCCTTGAAGCCGCTCGAAATGGCATTGTCCTGTTAAAGAACTCTGACAGACTGCTCCCACTGTCACAAACAACAACCTTGTCCCTTGCTGTAATAGGCCCCAATGCAGATTCTTCTAAAACACTTCTGGGAAACTATGCAGGCATTCCATGCAAATCTGTTACCCCGCTGGAAGGATTGCAGAGATACGTCAAAAACGTAATCCACCACCCGGGTTGCAATGCAGTGAACTGTTCTTCAGCTGCAATTGAAGAAGCAGTCAAAATAGCCAAGGGGGTGAATTATGTGGTTTTGATTATGGGACTGGACCAAACTCAAGAGAGGGAGTCCCATGATCGTTTGCATTTAGTGCTTCCTGGAAAACAACAGGAACTTATCACCAGTGTTGCAAGAGCAGCCAAGAAACCTGTTGTTCTGGTTCTTCTTTCTGGAGGTCCAGTTGATATATCTTCAGCCAAGCGTGACAAAAAAATTGGAAGCATCTTGTGGGCTGGTTATCCAGGCGAGTCTGGAGGAACTGCTCTTGCAGAAATTATCTTCGGTGACCATAACCCAG GAGGAAGATTGCCAGTGACATGGTATCCTGAAGAGTTCGTAAAAATACCAATGACAGACATGAGGATGAGGTCAGAACCATCATCAGGCTATCCTGGGCGTACATACCGTTTCTACAAAGGTGAAAAGGTGTTTGAGTTCGGTTATGGCCTCAGCTACTCAAACTATGCTTACAACTTCTCGTCTGATAGACAAAGGAAGTTTCATTTCCAGTTGAATCAACCATCAAAGGCTACACAGACACCAGAAGCCAAGTTGGTTTCAGAGCTGGGGGAGGAACTCTGTGAGAGGAAGAAGTTCTTGGTCACCATTggcataaaaaataatggaaagatGGCTGGAAAGCATCCGGTATTGCTATTTACAAGGAAGAAAAAACCTAGCAATGGGAGTCCAGTTAAACAGCTGGTTGGTTTCCAGAGTGTAAAGCTAAATGCTGGGGAAAGTGCTGAAGTTGGATTTGTGTTAAGTCCCTGTGAACACCTTTCCAGAGCCAATGAAGTTGGCTTGATGGTGATTGAGCCAGGACTACATTTCTTGGTTGTAGGTGATGAAGAGTACCCGGTTTCCATCTCCGTTTGA